One window from the genome of Anopheles coluzzii chromosome X, AcolN3, whole genome shotgun sequence encodes:
- the LOC120947436 gene encoding uncharacterized protein LOC120947436 — protein sequence MHPARALLDSASQPDLMSSRFANRLGIKSGTVDITLIGAGQSSTPVRKSMRTTVSSRASPYAINVEFLIVEKLIADLPAHDVPTSGWKLPPHIIFADPHFEKSAPIDIILGARHYHTFFVSGAQYKMSSNLPVLMESVFGWVVSGSASTSQPATSNTFHTSSVVCMVSLEESIERFWKVEELQVNDGYSPEDRKCEQFYKDTTQRDEAGRYMVCLPKQADFDVKLGLSKAAALRRFSLLERRLERDPNVKAAYHDFMREYLELGHMSRIKNPSDDERAYYLPHHPVFKAASSTTKVRMVFDGSAKTSTGFSLNEALCVGPVVQDDLLDIILRFRTYKVAVVGDIAKMYRQVLLHPNNRKFVRICFRFSPHSPIEYFELNTVTYGLAPSSFLATRTLLQLANDEGASCPNAAAALKTNFYVDDFIGGADSIGNARQLRIELSQLLAKGGFELRKWTSNQLEVLAGLNADQIGTQSARQFLPHETVKALGVSWEPEHDVLSFESAISSDVSIPTKRSILSNVARMFDPLGLISPIVIRAKMMMQELWLQKAGWDEYVPDTICKKWKTIQEDWQLISKFKVSRYALLPGARIQLHTFCDASEAAYGACIYARCEGEGGQIRITLLSSKSHVAPLKRVTLPRLELCAAVLGAHLHHRVKKAMGINVAESFFWSDSTITLTWISATPNTWATFVANRVSEVQHYSHPRQWRHVPGASNPADLVSRGMSAADFLKSKLWSFGPDWLSLPASIWPNSNPEPANETNLEIRQLQAIAAYRIILHSLHT from the exons ATGCATCCTGCACGCGCACTTTTAGATAGTGCCTCCCAGCCAGATTTGATGAGTAGCCGTTTTGCTAACCGGCTAGGTATCAAATCGGGCACGGTCGATATCACGCTGATTGGTGCTGGTCAATCGTCCACCCCGGTGCGGAAATCGATGCGCACCACGGTTTCATCCAGAGCGAGCCCTTATGCGATTAACGTTGAGTTTTTGATAGTCGAGAAGCTTATTGCTGACCTGCCCGCACATGATGTGCCCACCAGCGGCTGGAAATTACCGCCACATATCATATTCGCCGACCCCCATTTCGAGAAGTCGGCACCGATCGACATTATTCTCGGTGCCCGGCACTATCACACGTTCTTTGTAAGCGGGGCGCAATATAAAATGTCATCGAATCTACCAGTCCTGATGGAGAGCGTATTTGGCTGGGTCGTTAGTGGATCAGCATCTACCTCTCAGCCAGCAACATCAAATACTTTTCACACTTCATCCGTGGTGTGTATGGTTTCACTAGAAGAATCAATAGAGCGTTTTTGGAAAGTAGAAGAACTACAGGTTAACGATGGCTATTCTCCTGAGGATCGCAAATGTGAGCAATTTTACAAGGATACAACACAGCGAGATGAAGCTGGTCGTTATATGGTATGCTTACCTAAACAAGCAGACTTCGATGTTAAGCTTGGCCTTTCGAAGGCAGCAGCATTAAGGCGGTTTAGTTTGTTAGAAAGGAGGTTAGAACGAGATCCAAACGTAAAAGCGGCGTACCATGATTTCATGCGTGAGTATCTGGAGCTTGGGCACATGTCACGCATAAAAAATCCCTCCGACGACGAACGCGCGTATTATCTGCCTCACCATCCCGTGTTCAAAGCCGCTAGCTCCACAACAAAGGTTCGCATGGTATTTGATGGTTCAGCTAAGACGTCCACCGGCTTTTCGCTAAACGAGGCGTTATGCGTCGGCCCTGTCGTGCAGGACGATCTGCTCGACATAATTTTGCGCTTCCGCACATATAAGGTAGCCGTTGTTGGAGATATTGCGAAAATGTATCGACAAGTATTGCTCCATCCTAACAACCGGAAATTTGTACGCATTTGCTTTCGATTTTCGCCTCACTCGCCAATAGAATATTTTGAGCTGAATACGGTTACTTATGGCTTAGCCCCCTCATCATTCTTGGCAACCAGAACATTGCTGCAGCTTGCAAACGATGAGGGCGCCTCTTGTCCcaatgctgcagctgcttTGAAAACTAACTTCTACGTTGACGATTTCATCGGTGGTGCTGATTCCATCGGAAATGCTCGCCAGTTGCGAATCGAGCTTTCTCAATTGCTCGCCAAAGGCGGCTTCGAGCTGCGAAAGTGGACATCCAATCAGCTCGAGGTGCTCGCCGGTTTAAATGCGGATCAAATCGGCACACAGTCAGCGCGGCAATTCTTACCACACGAGACGGTAAAGGCTCTTGGTGTTTCATGGGAGCCAGAGCATGACGTTTTATCCTTCGAATCCGCAATATCCAGTGATGTGTCCATTCCGACAAAGCGATCCATTCTATCCAACGTAGCTCGCATGTTCGATCCGCTGGGCCTGATCTCCCCGATTGTCATTCGGGCCAAGATGATGATGCAGGAATTATGGTTGCAGAAAGCTGGTTGGGACGAGTATGTTCCAGATACTATCTgtaagaaatggaaaacaatacaaGAGGATTGGCAACTCATCTCTAAATTCAAGGTTAGTCGTTATGCGCTTCTACCTGGTGCGCGTATTCAGCTACATACCTTCTGTGATGCATCGGAGGCAGCATATGGAGCCTGCATTTATGCGCGTTGTGAAGGCGAAGGTGGGCAGATTCGCATAACGTTGCTTTCTTCCAAATCGCATGTGGCACCGCTCAAGCGCGTCACACTACCCCGCCTTGAACTATGCGCTGCTGTATTAGGAGCACACCTGCATCACCGAGTAAAGAAGGCGATGGGGATCAACGTTGCAGAATCCTTCTTTTGGTCGGATTCCACCATCACCTTAACCTGGATCAGCGCCACACCCAACACATGGGCAACGTTTGTGGCTAACCGGGTATCTGAAGTGCAGCATTACTCACACCCGCGGCAGTGGAGACATGTACCCGGCGCGTCTAATCCTGCTGACCTGGTTTCACGAGGCATGTCAGCCGCTGATTTCCTGAAAAGCAAACTGTGGAGCTTCGGTCCGGATTGGCTATCTTTGCCCGCTTCCATCTGGCCCAACTCTAACCCGGAACCAGCCAACGAAACGAATCTAGAGATTCGCCAG CTACAAGCGATTGCTGCGTATCGTATCATACTGCATTCGCTTCACACGTAA